One segment of Macrotis lagotis isolate mMagLag1 chromosome 1, bilby.v1.9.chrom.fasta, whole genome shotgun sequence DNA contains the following:
- the LHX3 gene encoding LIM/homeobox protein Lhx3 isoform X2, protein MLLEPDPERDRERPGVPAAAAVCAFGETQEIPLCAGCNQHIVDRFILKVLDRHWHSKCLKCSDCQTPLAEKCFSRGDGVYCKEDFFKRFGTKCAACQQGIPPTQVVRRAQDFVYHLHCFSCVVCKRQLATGDEFYLMEDSRLVCKADYETAKQREAESTAKRPRTTITAKQLETLKNAYNNSPKPARHVREQLSSETGLDMRVVQVWFQNRRAKEKRLKKDAGRQRWGQYFRNMKRSRGNSKSDKDSIQEEGPDSDAEVSFTDEPSMSEMSHSNGIYSNLNEASPAMGRPVGTNGSFPMEHSGLPAQDQYHDLRSSSPYGIPQSPASLQTLPGHQPLISSLVYPDPGLGIVAPGGPGVPQPMRVIGGNGPSSDLSTGSSGGYPDFPASPASWLDEVDHAQF, encoded by the exons AGATCCCCTTGTGTGCAGGTTGCAACCAGCACATCGTGGACAGGTTCATCCTCAAGGTATTGGACCGACACTGGCACAGTAAGTGTCTCAAGTGCAGTGATTGTCAGACACCGCTGGCTGAGAAGTGTTTCAGCCGTGGGGACGGCGTCTATTGCAAGGAGGACTTCTTCAA GAGGTTCGGGACCAAATGCGCAGCGTGCCAGCAGGGCATCCCGCCTACGCAGGTGGTTCGGAGGGCTCAAGATTTCGTCTACCACCTACACTGTTTCTCCTGCGTGGTTTGCAAGCGGCAGCTAGCTACAGGAGACGAGTTCTATCTCATGGAAGACAGCCGATTGGTCTGCAAAGCCGACTACGAGACTGCCAAGCAGCGGG AGGCCGAATCTACAGCCAAGCGGCCTCGAACCACTATTACCGCGAAGCAGCTGGAGACTCTGAAAAATGCCTACAACAACTCGCCCAAGCCTGCGCGCCACGTCCGGGAACAGCTTTCTTCTGAGACTGGCCTGGACATGCGGGTGGTTCAG GTTTGGTTCCAGAACCGACGAGCAAAGGAGAAGCGACTAAAGAAGGATGCGGGTAGACAGCGGTGGGGTCAGTATTTCCGCAACATGAAACGCTCCCGGGGCAACTCCAAATCGGACAAGGACAGCATCCAGGAGGAGGGACCGGACAGCGATGCTGAGGTCTCCTTCACAG ATGAGCCCTCCATGTCAGAGATGAGTCACTCCAATGGGATCTACAGCAATTTGAATGAGGCTTCACCAGCAATGGGAAGGCCAGTGGGCACCAATGGTAGCTTCCCAATGGAGCACAGTGGCCTTCCTGCTCAGGACCAGTATCATGACCTTCGATCTAGTAGCCCCTATGGCATCCCCCAATCTCCAGCTTCCTTGCAGACCCTGCCTGGTCACCAGCCATTAATCTCCAGCTTGGTTTACCCTGATCCTGGCCTAGGCATTGTGGCTCCAGGTGGACCTGGTGTGCCCCAGCCCATGAGGGTGATAGGGGGTAATGGACCTAGTTCTGACCTGTCAACAGGGAGCAGTGGGGGCTATCCTGACTTCCCAGCAAGCCCTGCCTCCTGGTTGGACGAGGTTGACCATGCCCAGTTTTGA
- the LHX3 gene encoding LIM/homeobox protein Lhx3 isoform X1: MDALKELGSGKDSAGTDMLLALLAQNEDLRKEIPLCAGCNQHIVDRFILKVLDRHWHSKCLKCSDCQTPLAEKCFSRGDGVYCKEDFFKRFGTKCAACQQGIPPTQVVRRAQDFVYHLHCFSCVVCKRQLATGDEFYLMEDSRLVCKADYETAKQREAESTAKRPRTTITAKQLETLKNAYNNSPKPARHVREQLSSETGLDMRVVQVWFQNRRAKEKRLKKDAGRQRWGQYFRNMKRSRGNSKSDKDSIQEEGPDSDAEVSFTDEPSMSEMSHSNGIYSNLNEASPAMGRPVGTNGSFPMEHSGLPAQDQYHDLRSSSPYGIPQSPASLQTLPGHQPLISSLVYPDPGLGIVAPGGPGVPQPMRVIGGNGPSSDLSTGSSGGYPDFPASPASWLDEVDHAQF, encoded by the exons AGATCCCCTTGTGTGCAGGTTGCAACCAGCACATCGTGGACAGGTTCATCCTCAAGGTATTGGACCGACACTGGCACAGTAAGTGTCTCAAGTGCAGTGATTGTCAGACACCGCTGGCTGAGAAGTGTTTCAGCCGTGGGGACGGCGTCTATTGCAAGGAGGACTTCTTCAA GAGGTTCGGGACCAAATGCGCAGCGTGCCAGCAGGGCATCCCGCCTACGCAGGTGGTTCGGAGGGCTCAAGATTTCGTCTACCACCTACACTGTTTCTCCTGCGTGGTTTGCAAGCGGCAGCTAGCTACAGGAGACGAGTTCTATCTCATGGAAGACAGCCGATTGGTCTGCAAAGCCGACTACGAGACTGCCAAGCAGCGGG AGGCCGAATCTACAGCCAAGCGGCCTCGAACCACTATTACCGCGAAGCAGCTGGAGACTCTGAAAAATGCCTACAACAACTCGCCCAAGCCTGCGCGCCACGTCCGGGAACAGCTTTCTTCTGAGACTGGCCTGGACATGCGGGTGGTTCAG GTTTGGTTCCAGAACCGACGAGCAAAGGAGAAGCGACTAAAGAAGGATGCGGGTAGACAGCGGTGGGGTCAGTATTTCCGCAACATGAAACGCTCCCGGGGCAACTCCAAATCGGACAAGGACAGCATCCAGGAGGAGGGACCGGACAGCGATGCTGAGGTCTCCTTCACAG ATGAGCCCTCCATGTCAGAGATGAGTCACTCCAATGGGATCTACAGCAATTTGAATGAGGCTTCACCAGCAATGGGAAGGCCAGTGGGCACCAATGGTAGCTTCCCAATGGAGCACAGTGGCCTTCCTGCTCAGGACCAGTATCATGACCTTCGATCTAGTAGCCCCTATGGCATCCCCCAATCTCCAGCTTCCTTGCAGACCCTGCCTGGTCACCAGCCATTAATCTCCAGCTTGGTTTACCCTGATCCTGGCCTAGGCATTGTGGCTCCAGGTGGACCTGGTGTGCCCCAGCCCATGAGGGTGATAGGGGGTAATGGACCTAGTTCTGACCTGTCAACAGGGAGCAGTGGGGGCTATCCTGACTTCCCAGCAAGCCCTGCCTCCTGGTTGGACGAGGTTGACCATGCCCAGTTTTGA